In the Magnetospira sp. QH-2 genome, one interval contains:
- a CDS encoding nitrate reductase cytochrome c-type subunit: MTMTHRRGDLAVKKLLTIGMVAGALILGLVTSAQADVETLRGEQVDTKSLSTPVPKLVIGTKFERTFRQQPPMVSHEVDKYQINIKANECIKCHDWRYAAKEKAPEMSKPHYKDRNGEEWDEVTRGRWFCTQCHAAQTNVMPLVENTFTSK, translated from the coding sequence ATGACCATGACACATAGAAGGGGAGATCTGGCGGTGAAAAAACTTCTGACAATCGGCATGGTGGCCGGTGCCCTGATCCTGGGCCTGGTGACCTCGGCTCAGGCGGACGTCGAGACCCTGCGCGGTGAGCAGGTAGATACCAAGAGCCTGTCCACACCGGTGCCGAAGCTGGTGATCGGCACCAAGTTCGAACGCACATTCCGGCAGCAACCGCCGATGGTGTCGCACGAGGTGGACAAGTATCAGATCAATATCAAGGCCAACGAGTGCATCAAGTGCCATGACTGGCGTTATGCGGCCAAGGAAAAGGCTCCTGAAATGAGCAAGCCTCATTACAAGGACCGCAATGGCGAGGAATGGGACGAAGTGACCCGTGGCCGTTGGTTCTGCACCCAATGCCATGCAGCACAAACCAATGTGATGCCGCTGGTCGAGAATACGTTCACGTCCAAGTAA
- a CDS encoding NapC/NirT family cytochrome c, with translation MWKFLTRPSGTLSAGLLLIVGLVLGVVFWGGFNWTLELTNTEAFCLSCHEMERNVYREYSGSVHDTNASGVRATCPDCHVPRPWIHKIARKIRASNELYHHFLGTVDTAEKFDQHRLTMAKRVWTVMKETDSRECRNCHDFMAMDVTKQESRGRARHLEAQDQGMTCIDCHKGIAHDLPHGALDAADQMNETWNAVQHKRAQ, from the coding sequence ATGTGGAAATTCCTGACCCGCCCCAGCGGGACCTTGTCGGCCGGATTGTTGCTGATTGTCGGCTTGGTTTTGGGGGTGGTTTTCTGGGGTGGATTCAACTGGACCCTGGAACTGACCAATACGGAGGCTTTCTGTCTCAGTTGTCATGAGATGGAGCGCAATGTTTATCGGGAATACTCTGGCTCGGTGCATGACACCAACGCCAGCGGCGTCCGCGCCACATGCCCCGATTGCCATGTGCCGCGTCCTTGGATTCATAAGATCGCCCGCAAGATCAGGGCCAGCAATGAGCTGTATCATCACTTCTTAGGCACGGTGGATACCGCCGAGAAGTTTGATCAGCATCGGCTGACCATGGCCAAGCGGGTCTGGACGGTGATGAAGGAAACGGATTCCCGCGAATGCCGGAATTGCCACGACTTCATGGCCATGGACGTGACCAAGCAGGAATCCCGAGGCCGGGCCCGACACCTGGAAGCCCAAGATCAGGGCATGACTTGTATCGATTGTCACAAGGGTATCGCCCACGATCTGCCCCACGGGGCCTTGGATGCA